One window of Streptococcus troglodytae genomic DNA carries:
- the citD gene encoding citrate lyase acyl carrier protein: MDIKQTAVAGSLESSDIMVTVNPSDVLGITVQLESSVEKQFGQQIRKVIEETLKHLGVKAASVEAVDKGALDCTIKARTITAVHRAAQVEAYDWKEIDSWNA, from the coding sequence ATGGATATTAAACAAACAGCTGTTGCTGGTTCCTTAGAATCTAGTGATATCATGGTGACAGTCAATCCTAGTGATGTTCTAGGCATTACAGTTCAATTAGAAAGCAGTGTTGAAAAACAGTTTGGTCAACAAATCCGTAAAGTCATTGAGGAAACATTAAAGCATTTGGGTGTTAAAGCGGCAAGTGTTGAAGCAGTTGACAAAGGCGCTTTAGACTGTACTATTAAAGCACGAACCATTACGGCTGTTCACCGTGCGGCACAAGTAGAAGCCTATGACTGGAAGGAGATTGACTCATGGAACGCTTAA
- a CDS encoding OadG-related small transporter subunit → MNINYLLQAFELMGLGMAGVFIVLGILYIVAELLIKIFPVNN, encoded by the coding sequence ATGAATATAAATTATCTCCTTCAAGCCTTTGAATTAATGGGCTTGGGTATGGCTGGTGTCTTTATTGTTTTAGGTATTTTATATATTGTTGCTGAACTTTTAATCAAAATTTTCCCAGTCAATAATTAA
- a CDS encoding sodium ion-translocating decarboxylase subunit beta: METLISGITSITIPQIIMMVIGAVLMYLGIRKEYEPTLLIPMGLGTLLVNFPGTGVLTQVINGVKQEGIFDILFKFGINTELFPLLIFIGIGAMIDFGPLLQNPFMLLFGAAAQFGIFFVVVVAVMAGFDIKEAASIGIIGAADGPTSIFVANQLAPKLLGPITVAAYSYMALVPIIQPFAIKLVTTKKERKIRMTYKAENVSKMTKILFPIVITIVAGFIAPISLPLVGFLMFGNLLRECGVLDRLSQTAQNELVNIVSILLGLTISVKMQADLFLNVQTLLIILFGLVAFIMDSVGGVVFAKIVNLFRKEKINPMIGAAGISAFPMSSRVIQKMATDEDPQNFVLMYAVGANVSGQIASVIAGGLLLSFFS, from the coding sequence GTGGAAACTTTAATTTCAGGAATAACATCTATTACTATCCCTCAAATAATTATGATGGTCATCGGAGCTGTTCTAATGTATCTAGGGATTAGAAAAGAATATGAGCCAACCTTGTTGATACCTATGGGGCTTGGTACACTTTTGGTGAATTTTCCCGGTACAGGTGTCTTAACTCAGGTTATTAACGGCGTTAAACAAGAGGGAATCTTTGATATTCTCTTCAAATTCGGAATCAATACAGAACTTTTTCCGCTTTTAATTTTTATCGGAATCGGTGCCATGATTGACTTTGGTCCTCTGCTTCAAAATCCTTTTATGCTACTTTTTGGTGCAGCAGCTCAATTTGGGATTTTCTTTGTTGTCGTCGTAGCTGTTATGGCTGGCTTTGACATCAAAGAAGCCGCTTCAATTGGTATTATCGGTGCAGCAGATGGCCCAACATCAATCTTTGTTGCTAACCAACTAGCACCAAAACTATTGGGGCCCATAACAGTTGCTGCCTATTCTTACATGGCTTTGGTACCAATTATTCAACCATTTGCCATTAAGTTGGTAACAACTAAAAAGGAACGTAAAATTCGTATGACTTATAAGGCAGAAAATGTTTCTAAAATGACGAAAATTCTGTTTCCTATTGTTATTACTATTGTAGCAGGATTTATTGCTCCAATTTCCTTGCCACTGGTCGGTTTCTTAATGTTTGGTAATCTTTTACGTGAATGTGGTGTTTTGGATCGTCTATCGCAAACAGCACAAAATGAGTTAGTTAATATTGTTAGTATTTTGCTCGGTTTAACTATTTCCGTAAAAATGCAGGCCGACCTTTTTCTTAATGTGCAAACCTTACTTATTATCTTGTTTGGTTTAGTAGCGTTCATTATGGACTCTGTCGGCGGTGTTGTTTTTGCTAAAATTGTAAATCTTTTTCGTAAGGAAAAGATCAACCCAATGATTGGTGCAGCTGGGATTTCAGCTTTTCCGATGTCCAGTCGTGTTATCCAAAAGATGGCAACCGATGAAGATCCTCAAAACTTTGTTTTGATGTACGCAGTAGGTGCTAATGTTTCAGGACAGATTGCTTCTGTTATTGCAGGTGGCTTACTTCTGTCATTCTTTAGCTAA
- a CDS encoding acetyl-CoA carboxylase biotin carboxyl carrier protein subunit, with the protein MLRKFKISIDGKEYLVEMEEISESSAPEAVPIAPAPTAPIKENTETADQKQPQTPSSAAAVPADGDMMPAPMPGTILKILVNVGDTVSENQPLMILEAMKMENEIVAGKAGTVSAIHVSSGQTVNAGDGLITIA; encoded by the coding sequence ATGTTGCGTAAATTTAAAATCTCGATCGATGGTAAAGAATACTTAGTCGAAATGGAGGAGATCAGTGAAAGTTCAGCACCAGAAGCTGTCCCCATCGCTCCTGCTCCTACAGCTCCTATAAAGGAAAACACAGAGACAGCAGATCAAAAACAGCCCCAGACACCATCGTCAGCTGCAGCAGTCCCTGCTGATGGTGATATGATGCCAGCTCCAATGCCTGGAACTATTTTAAAGATTCTTGTTAATGTTGGTGACACTGTTTCTGAAAATCAGCCTTTGATGATTTTAGAAGCGATGAAAATGGAAAATGAAATTGTTGCTGGCAAGGCAGGTACTGTTTCTGCCATCCATGTTAGTTCGGGGCAGACGGTTAATGCTGGTGATGGCTTAATTACAATTGCTTAA
- a CDS encoding CitMHS family transporter has product MLLTILAYTMIIVFMYVVMKKKMSPFTALIIVPLVAVIIVILTDSANFTADKSFVEFLGDDKIAHNLTAIGPMVLYGINNTAQTGIMLLFAILYFSLMLDAGLFDPITEKMIRFAKGDPMKVLIATAIVSAAVSLNGDGTTTTLICCSAFLPIYKKLNMKIMNLGVLIILQNTIMNLLPWGGPTARAMSVLNVGSEILGYLAPGMILSLLYVIFFVARSMGKKERKRLGVTELSDKEITELITVNDPDTLKIRRPQNFWFNGILTLILIAWLVAGSFISAIEMPSLLLFALGTCIALMVNYPNLKEQSKRISENAGDAVQVVILVFAAGIFMGLFQGSGMAGALAQSFTTIIPKQLAGFWGLVIAFISAPGTFFLSNDGFYYGIMPVLAEAGAKYGFDNVAMALASLMGQAFHLLSPLVAFIYLLLRLTGLDMGEWQRESAKYALVVFIIFVVTILIVGRLPFYIPQ; this is encoded by the coding sequence ATGTTGCTAACAATTCTAGCTTATACTATGATTATTGTCTTCATGTACGTTGTCATGAAGAAGAAAATGTCGCCTTTTACGGCACTGATTATAGTTCCTTTAGTAGCTGTCATTATTGTTATCTTAACAGATTCTGCAAACTTTACAGCTGATAAAAGTTTCGTTGAATTTTTGGGAGACGATAAAATTGCCCATAATTTAACAGCTATTGGACCTATGGTATTATATGGAATCAACAATACCGCTCAAACAGGAATCATGCTTTTATTTGCCATCTTATATTTCTCATTAATGCTGGATGCAGGGCTGTTCGATCCGATTACTGAAAAAATGATTCGCTTTGCTAAGGGCGATCCGATGAAAGTTTTGATAGCTACTGCTATCGTTTCCGCTGCTGTTTCCCTTAATGGCGACGGGACCACAACTACTCTTATTTGCTGTTCTGCCTTTCTGCCAATCTATAAAAAACTCAATATGAAAATTATGAATCTTGGTGTTTTGATTATTCTTCAAAATACTATTATGAACCTGCTTCCTTGGGGCGGACCAACTGCCCGGGCTATGTCTGTTTTAAACGTTGGTTCTGAAATATTAGGCTATCTAGCACCCGGTATGATTTTATCGCTACTTTATGTCATCTTCTTCGTCGCTAGAAGTATGGGGAAAAAAGAACGCAAGCGTTTAGGTGTTACTGAATTATCTGACAAAGAAATAACAGAATTAATCACTGTTAACGATCCTGATACACTTAAAATTCGCCGACCCCAAAATTTCTGGTTTAATGGTATCTTGACACTTATCTTAATTGCTTGGTTAGTCGCCGGTTCTTTCATTTCAGCTATTGAAATGCCTTCACTTCTTCTCTTTGCATTAGGAACTTGTATCGCTTTAATGGTCAATTACCCTAATTTAAAAGAACAATCAAAACGAATCAGCGAAAACGCTGGAGATGCTGTTCAAGTGGTCATCCTTGTCTTTGCCGCAGGTATCTTCATGGGACTTTTCCAAGGTTCTGGTATGGCTGGGGCTCTAGCACAAAGCTTTACAACTATCATTCCTAAACAACTGGCTGGTTTCTGGGGCTTAGTTATCGCCTTCATCTCTGCTCCTGGGACATTTTTCCTTTCAAATGATGGCTTTTACTATGGTATTATGCCAGTTTTGGCGGAAGCTGGTGCTAAATACGGATTTGATAATGTTGCCATGGCTTTAGCTTCATTGATGGGGCAAGCTTTCCACTTATTGAGTCCATTGGTTGCCTTTATTTATCTACTTCTTCGCTTAACGGGCTTAGACATGGGCGAATGGCAAAGAGAATCTGCTAAATATGCACTGGTTGTCTTCATCATCTTTGTGGTGACAATTCTTATCGTGGGACGTCTACCATTTTATATTCCACAATAA